The Lysobacter gummosus sequence CGGCGAAACCACCGGCTTCGGGTTGAAGCCGGTGGTGTGAAGGGGCGTATTGGCTGAGCGGAAGGCGTCGGGGCGCAAGCCCCTCCCACAAAAACCAAGCCCCTCCTGCAAGAGCCTGCATAAGGACGTGCTCTTGTGGGAGGGGCCCCGATGCTTTCCGCTCAGCAGCCACAAAACCAGCGGCCCAGGAATCAAGCCCGAATCCCCACCCAGCGAGCCGCCCGGCACACGCGCCTCGCCAAAGTCCCGCACCGCATCGCAAAACCCACATCCGCAACACCCCGCGCAGTTGCGCTCGGACATACTGTGGGCCTTGCGCCAGAACCGCTCCCCCGCCATTGCGCGCTTGCGCCTGACCGGGGCCGTTGCGACGATAGCGCACCGGCCTTACCGGGAGAGAATCGCTCGCGGTCCAGGAGGAGTCCGTGTTGGGACGTAGTCTGTGTCTGCTCCTGTTGCTGTTGCTGGGCGCGCAGTTCGCCGACGAGGCGCAAGCGCGCTTGCCGGAAACGCCGCGTTTCCGCCGCTTCGGCCAGGAGCAAGGCCTGCCCAAATCGGTCGTGGCGATGGAACTCGACCATCAGGGCTATCTGTGGATCGCCACCGAAGACGGACTGGCGCGCTACGACGGCGTCGAGTTTTCGCTGTGGCGCCACACCATCGGCCTGAGCGGTTCGCTGCCGGACAACATGCTCGAAGACCTCTACGTCGACGCCGGCGATCGCGTGTGGGTGGCCAGCCGCAACGGCCTGAGCTATCTCGGCGCCGATCGCAAGGAATTCGTCCGCATCAGTTTCAGTGGTGCCGACGCTTCGTGCAGCGACGACGTCTCGTATCTCACCGGCACGCCCGACGGCTCGATCTGGACCGCCACCTACGCCGGCCAGATGTGCCGCATCGCGCCCGACGGCGTCAGAGTGACGCGTTATGAGCCCGGCGTCGGCGCCGGCGCGCGCTTGCCGCGCGGGCCGGTCACCGCCTTGCTCGCCGACGCGCGCGGCCGCTTGCTGGTCGGCACCATGAACGGACTGGCGCGTTTCGACAACGATCGCTTCGCGCCGATCGGCCGCGACGAAACCGCCGGCGTGCGCATCGGCGAGTTGTCGCCCGATGCCGACGGCTCGATCTGGGTCGGCACCCAGCGCGGCCTGTTCCGCCTGAGCGCGGACGATCGCATGAGCCCGGCGCCGTGGGCGCTGGGCGAGGAAACCACCAACGCCATCGTCGTCAGCGATCTGTCCGGCGGCCGCTGGATCGGCACCACCGCCGGCCTGTACCGGGTGGACAGCGACGACAACGTGCGCTTGCTGCAGGACGATGCCGGCGACGGCGTGTGGGATCGCCGCAGCGGCCTGATGCAGATGCTGCGCGACGACGAAGGCGGCATCTGGTTCGTCACTTATTCGCAAGGCCTGGCGTATCTGCCGCCGGACTGGAACCGGTTCGCTTCGATCACCTCCGTCGGCGGCCGCCGCATCGACCGCCTCGACGCGCGCGACATCGCGCCCGACGGCGACGGCGGTTTCTGGATGCTGACCGCGACCGATCTGTACCGCCTGCGCGCCGGCAGCGGCGAACTGGAACCGGTCGCCGACAGCAAAAGCCTGGGCGTGAAATGGCTGCACACCTTGTTCGCGCGTCCCGACGGGCAGTTGTGGATCGGCCATTCCACCGGCTTGAGTCTGTTCGATCCGGTCACGAGCAAGGCGCGGAGCTGGCCGTTCTCGGCGCGCGATCCGGACCTGGGCGCGACGGTGTGGTTCCTGTACGAGTGGCCCGACGGCAGCCTGTGGCTGTGGTTCTCCGACGGCTCGGTGCGCCGCTACAACGCCGACGGCGAGCCGCTGCCGGCCGGCGAGATCGAAAAAGTGCTGGGCAGCGCCGGTTTCCTGACCAGCACCGCGACCTTCCGCCCGGGGCCGGACGGGCAGCCGTGGTTCGCCGGCAACAACGGTCTGCAGCGCTGGGACGGCAGCCGTTTCGTCCCCGTGCCCGGCGGCGCTTTCAGCGACATCCAGGCGATCAGCTTCGCCGGCCCGCAGCGGTTGTGGCTGGCGCGCAGCGGCGCGCTGGAATCGTATCGCTGGCAGGGCGGCAAGCTGGAACTGGAACGGCGCATCGACAACACCGCCGACTATCCCGACACGAATGTCTCCGGCTTGCTGGTCAGCCGCAACGGCACGGTCTGGGTCACCACTACGCGTGGCCTGTTGATGGTCTCGGCCGATGCGCGCCGCTTGCGTCTGTTCGGCCTGGGCGACGGCATTCCCAATGTCGAGCTGACCCGCACCACGCCGCATCGCAACGCCGATGGCGTCGGCGCGGCGCTGTCGCTCGACGGCGTGGTGCTGTTCGACCTGGACACGCCGTTCCCGGGCGCGCGGCCGCCGCGCCTGTCGCTGGAAACCCTGAGCGTGCGGCGCGAAGAAGACGAATGGACGCTCACGCCGGCGCAAGGCCGCGTGCAACTGGAATCGGACGATCGCGATCTGCGCATCGTCGCCCGGTTGATGTCGTTCCTGGACCCGCGTTCGCACGTCTATCGCTTCAAGCTGGACGGCTACGATCCGGACTGGATCGAACAGCGCGCCAACGGCGAGCGCGTGTTCTCGCGGCTGGATCCGGGCGAATACCGCGTGCTGATCAAGGCCGCTGGCGCCGACGGCATCTGGTCCGATCCGGTGTCCTTCAACCTGCACGTCAAGCCGCCGTGGTGGCGTTCGGGCTGGGCGCAAATGGTGTTCGCGCTCATCGCCATCGGTTTGTTGGCGGTCGGCGCGATCGCCTACCGCCGCCGCCTGGGCCGCCGCAGCGCGTGGCAGCTGGCGGTGCACAAGCGCGAAGTGGCCGAACAGGCGTCGGAGGCCAAGACCCGGTTCCTGGCGACCTTGGGGCATGAGGTGCGCACGCCGATGACCGGCGTGCTGGGAATGAGTGAGTTGTTGCTGGATACGCCGCTGGATGAGAAGCAGCGCGGTTATACGGAATCCATCCGGCGCGCTGGCGAACACCTGTTGCGGTTGGTCAACGACGCGCTGGATCTGGCGCGGATCGAATCGGGCAAACTGGAACTGGAAGACCGGCCGTTCGACCTGCGCGCGCTGGTCGAGGAAGCGGCCGGACTGATGCGGCCGCTGGCGCGCCAGCGCGGCTTGGATTTCCAGGTCGATATCGCCGCCAGCGCGCCGCTGGGCCTGCGCGGCGATCCCAATCGGGTGTGCCAGATCCTGATGAACCTGCTCGGCAACGCGATCAAGTTCACCGAGCAAGGTTCGGTGCGCTTGCGCGTGGACGCGCTGGCGCCGCAGGGCGTGCGCTTCGAAGTCGCCGACACCGGCCCGGGCCTCAACGAAGAACAAAAGGCGCGGCTGTTCCGCCGCTTCGAACAAGCCGAAGGCGCGCGCACCGCGGCGCGCTACGGTGGCAGCGGATTGGGCCTGGCGATCTGCCAGGAGCTGGCCGCGGCGATGGAAGGGCATGTGGCGGTGTTCAGTCAGGCGGGGCAGGGGGCGCGCTTCGTGCTCGATCTGCCTTTGGCTTGGGCGCCTCCGCCGCCGGTGGTGGAGAGTTCGACGCCGGAGCCTGTGTTCCGCGGCTTCCAGGTAGGGCCGCGGTCGGTGCTTTTGGTCGAGGACGACGCCACCGTGGCCGAAGTCATCGCAGGTCTGCTGCGCGCGCAAGGCCATCGCGTGAGCCATGTCGCCAACGGTCTGGCGGCGCTGGCCGAAACCGCGACCGCGCGTTTCGATCTGGCCATGCTCGATCTGGACCTGCCCGGCATCAACGGCCTGGATCTGGCGCGGCAACTGCGCGCGCAGGGCTTCACTCAGCCGCTGATCGCGGTGACCGCGCGCGCCGATGCCGATGCCGAGCCGCAAGCGCAGGCGGCCGGGTTCGATCGTTTCCTGCGCAAGCCGATCACCGGCGCGATGCTCGCCGACACGATCGACAGCGTGCTGGCTCAGGCGGACACGCCGTAGTGGCCGCCGCGTCCATGCAAGCAAGCGAATGCACGCGCGCATCGTGGCTGCTGCGTGGCCTGCTGATGCTGGCTTGCGCGATGTCGGCCTGGGCCGCGCCGGTGTTGGCCGGCCTGCCGGAAACGCCGCGGCCGCGCCAGCTGACCGTCGCCGACGGCTTGCCGTCCAACACCATCAACCGCATCGCCGAAGATCGTCACGGTTATCTGTGGATCGCCACCAGCGAAGGGCTGGCGCGTTACGACGGCACCGGTTACCGCGTCTGGCAGCGCGAACAGGGCCTGCTCGACAACTACGTGTGGGCGGTGCACGTGGACGCGCGCAACCGGGTATGGATCGGCACCGGGCAAGCCGGGCTGGCGATGCTCGATACCGAGCGCAAGCGCTGGCGTTACTTCAACCGCAGCAATACGCCGCTCATCACCGACGACACCGTGTGGTCGATCGCCTCCACGCCCGACGGCGCGCTGTGGTTCGGCACCGAGCGCGGCGGCCTGTACCGCATGGCCGAGGACGGCAAGATCAGCCGCTACATGCCGCGCCCGGGCGATGCGCGCAGCCTGCCCAGCGAAGGCGTGGCCAACCTCACCGTCGCGCCCGACGGCACGCTGTGGATCAGCACCCTGGCCGGCGCCGCGCGCTGGACCGGGCACGATTTCGAACGCGTGCCCGACGGCGCGCTGAGTTCCAACATCGTCAACACGATTACTTTCGAAAACGACGGCACCGCCTGGTTCGGCACCCCGCACGGCGTCGGCGTGCGCCGGCCCGACGGCCGATACGAGGCCGCGCCGTGGGCGAGCTTCGCGCCCAAGTTCAAGGTGGTCGATGTATTGCGCCGCGATCGCACCGGCCAGTACTGGTTCGATCTGCCGCAAGGCCTCGGCGTCGGCGGCCCGGACGGGATCGAAGTGGTGCCCTTGTTCAGCACCACCAGCCAGGGACTGGTGCGTCCCAGTTGGTCGGGCGCGTACGAAGATCGTGAAGGCGGCCTGTGGTTCGCCAGCAACGGCCACGGCCTGTGGTATCTGCCGCCGAGCTGGCGCCAGTTCTCGGTGTTGACCCGGCGCGTGGACGATCCGGCCTCGATGGCCAACGGCAGCGTGCGCGGCATCGCCGCGGCCAGCGACGGCGACATGTGGCTGGTCGGCAGCGGCGGGGTGCTCGACCGGCTCGATCCGGAAACCGGCGCGGTCGAGCATTTCGCGAAGGATTTCAGCGGTGGCCTGTCGCTGGACCGGGTGCTGCAGGATCGCGGCGGGCGCGTATGGGTGACCTATTACGGCGGCTTGGCGCGGATCGATCCGGCCACCCGCGCGATCGCCAACTGGCATATGGACGACAGCGCCGATGCGATGATCAGCGGCACCGTCGAGCTGGTCGAAAGCCGCGGCCTGATCTGGCTGATCGGCAGCGACGGCGACGTGCAGGCGCGCGACGCCGACGGCCACGTGCGCGAGGCGATGAGTTTCGGCGATCGCGGCCTGCCCAAGGATCTGTCCGCGCCGCTGGCCGGCAACGGCCCCGACGGCGAGTTGTGGATCGCCGGCCGCGGCCTGTGGCGCTGGGACGAAAGCAGCCGCCGCTTCCTCGCCGTGCCGGGCGCGCCGACCGCCGAAGACGTGCAGGCCTTCGTGTTCGAAGGCAAGCAACGCCTGTGGATCGCCGGTTTCGGCTCGCTCGATACCTATCGCTGGGACGGCCAGCGCCTGCAGCGCGAATTCGGCCTGGGCCTGCTCGACGGCCTGCCCTCCACCGAAGCGCGCGGCCTCACCGTCGATAGCGCCGGCGTGGTGTGGATGACCACCAAGCGCGGCCTGGTGCGGATCGATCCGTTCGCGCATTCGGTGCGCGTGTACGGCGTCAAGGACGGCTTGCCGAGCCAGGAGTTCGCGCGCGCGCCGGTGCCGCGTCCGGGCGACGGCCGCATCCTGATCGGCAGTCCGGAGGGGCTGGTGTTGTTCGATCCGGCGGTGGTGCGGCCGATCCGATCCGCGCCGTCGCTGATCGTGGAAAGCATCGAAGTGCGGCGCGGCGCCGATCGCATCGCCTTCCCGACCTTCATGCCCGATCCGGCGCAGGCGATCGCCGGGCGCATACCGGTGGTGCACATCGCCGACGGCGACCGCGATCTGCGCATCGTCGCGCGGCTGCTGTCGTTCAACGGCACGCAGAGCAACCGTTATCGCTTCCGCCTGCGCAATTACGATCCCGGCTGGGTCGAGGCCGGGTCCAGCGGCGAGCGCCTGTTCTCGCAACTCTCGCCCGGCGACTACCGCCTGCAGATCATCGCCAAGACCGCCGACAACGTGTGGTCTCCGATACAGCTCATCGAGCTGCATGTCGATTCGCCGTGGTGGTGGAGCTGGTGGGCGGTGCTGGGTGTGATCGCGATGTTGTTGCTGGTGCTGGCCTGGATATTGCTCGCCCATCGCAACCGTCTGCAGCGCAGGCTCGCGTGGCAGCGCTCGGAACACGAGCGCGAAGTGACCAAGCAGGCATCGCTGGCGAAGACGCGGTTCCTGGCGACCTTGGGGCACGAGGTGCGCACGCCGATGACGGGCGTGTTGGGGATGAGCGAGTTGTTGCTGGATACGCAGCTGGATCAAAAGCAGCGTAGCTACACGGAATCTATTCGTCGCGCTGGCGAACACCTCTTGCGGTTGGTCAACGACGCCCTGGATCTGGCCCGGATCGAATCCGGCCGCCTGGAACTGGCCGACGAACCCTTCGACCTGCGCGCGCTGGTCGATCAGGCCACCGACCTGATGCGGCCGCTGGCGCAGCAACGCGGGCTGACCTTCGAGATCGAAGTCGCCGCCAACGTGCCGCGCGGCCTGCGCGGCGACGGCAGCCGCGTGT is a genomic window containing:
- a CDS encoding hybrid sensor histidine kinase/response regulator, giving the protein MQASECTRASWLLRGLLMLACAMSAWAAPVLAGLPETPRPRQLTVADGLPSNTINRIAEDRHGYLWIATSEGLARYDGTGYRVWQREQGLLDNYVWAVHVDARNRVWIGTGQAGLAMLDTERKRWRYFNRSNTPLITDDTVWSIASTPDGALWFGTERGGLYRMAEDGKISRYMPRPGDARSLPSEGVANLTVAPDGTLWISTLAGAARWTGHDFERVPDGALSSNIVNTITFENDGTAWFGTPHGVGVRRPDGRYEAAPWASFAPKFKVVDVLRRDRTGQYWFDLPQGLGVGGPDGIEVVPLFSTTSQGLVRPSWSGAYEDREGGLWFASNGHGLWYLPPSWRQFSVLTRRVDDPASMANGSVRGIAAASDGDMWLVGSGGVLDRLDPETGAVEHFAKDFSGGLSLDRVLQDRGGRVWVTYYGGLARIDPATRAIANWHMDDSADAMISGTVELVESRGLIWLIGSDGDVQARDADGHVREAMSFGDRGLPKDLSAPLAGNGPDGELWIAGRGLWRWDESSRRFLAVPGAPTAEDVQAFVFEGKQRLWIAGFGSLDTYRWDGQRLQREFGLGLLDGLPSTEARGLTVDSAGVVWMTTKRGLVRIDPFAHSVRVYGVKDGLPSQEFARAPVPRPGDGRILIGSPEGLVLFDPAVVRPIRSAPSLIVESIEVRRGADRIAFPTFMPDPAQAIAGRIPVVHIADGDRDLRIVARLLSFNGTQSNRYRFRLRNYDPGWVEAGSSGERLFSQLSPGDYRLQIIAKTADNVWSPIQLIELHVDSPWWWSWWAVLGVIAMLLLVLAWILLAHRNRLQRRLAWQRSEHEREVTKQASLAKTRFLATLGHEVRTPMTGVLGMSELLLDTQLDQKQRSYTESIRRAGEHLLRLVNDALDLARIESGRLELADEPFDLRALVDQATDLMRPLAQQRGLTFEIEVAANVPRGLRGDGSRVCQILLNLIGNAIKFTDEGKVSVFVERLVPQGVRFEVADTGPGLNDEQKQRLFRRFEQAEGARTAARYGGSGLGLAISQELAAAMEGHIAVVSSPGQGARFLFDLPLPAAEPPRASVGSVDGTRANAGSTPEPGWRGLQRIPRAVLLVEDDPTVAEVIAGLLRVQGHRVTHVGNGLAALAEVATANFDIALLDLDLPGINGLDLARQLRTQGFTQPLVAVTARADADAEPQAAAAGFDRFLRKPVTGAMLGEAIDLVNPRPATN
- a CDS encoding sensor histidine kinase; translated protein: MLGRSLCLLLLLLLGAQFADEAQARLPETPRFRRFGQEQGLPKSVVAMELDHQGYLWIATEDGLARYDGVEFSLWRHTIGLSGSLPDNMLEDLYVDAGDRVWVASRNGLSYLGADRKEFVRISFSGADASCSDDVSYLTGTPDGSIWTATYAGQMCRIAPDGVRVTRYEPGVGAGARLPRGPVTALLADARGRLLVGTMNGLARFDNDRFAPIGRDETAGVRIGELSPDADGSIWVGTQRGLFRLSADDRMSPAPWALGEETTNAIVVSDLSGGRWIGTTAGLYRVDSDDNVRLLQDDAGDGVWDRRSGLMQMLRDDEGGIWFVTYSQGLAYLPPDWNRFASITSVGGRRIDRLDARDIAPDGDGGFWMLTATDLYRLRAGSGELEPVADSKSLGVKWLHTLFARPDGQLWIGHSTGLSLFDPVTSKARSWPFSARDPDLGATVWFLYEWPDGSLWLWFSDGSVRRYNADGEPLPAGEIEKVLGSAGFLTSTATFRPGPDGQPWFAGNNGLQRWDGSRFVPVPGGAFSDIQAISFAGPQRLWLARSGALESYRWQGGKLELERRIDNTADYPDTNVSGLLVSRNGTVWVTTTRGLLMVSADARRLRLFGLGDGIPNVELTRTTPHRNADGVGAALSLDGVVLFDLDTPFPGARPPRLSLETLSVRREEDEWTLTPAQGRVQLESDDRDLRIVARLMSFLDPRSHVYRFKLDGYDPDWIEQRANGERVFSRLDPGEYRVLIKAAGADGIWSDPVSFNLHVKPPWWRSGWAQMVFALIAIGLLAVGAIAYRRRLGRRSAWQLAVHKREVAEQASEAKTRFLATLGHEVRTPMTGVLGMSELLLDTPLDEKQRGYTESIRRAGEHLLRLVNDALDLARIESGKLELEDRPFDLRALVEEAAGLMRPLARQRGLDFQVDIAASAPLGLRGDPNRVCQILMNLLGNAIKFTEQGSVRLRVDALAPQGVRFEVADTGPGLNEEQKARLFRRFEQAEGARTAARYGGSGLGLAICQELAAAMEGHVAVFSQAGQGARFVLDLPLAWAPPPPVVESSTPEPVFRGFQVGPRSVLLVEDDATVAEVIAGLLRAQGHRVSHVANGLAALAETATARFDLAMLDLDLPGINGLDLARQLRAQGFTQPLIAVTARADADAEPQAQAAGFDRFLRKPITGAMLADTIDSVLAQADTP